One genomic window of Pelmatolapia mariae isolate MD_Pm_ZW linkage group LG5, Pm_UMD_F_2, whole genome shotgun sequence includes the following:
- the prxl2b gene encoding prostamide/prostaglandin F synthase, with amino-acid sequence MASVDLAKVGKNLLKSGESEEKVELQSLWQDQPVVLFFLRRFGCQVCRWTASEISKLEPDLRANGVALVGVGPEEFGLQEFKQGGFLKGPLYVDEQKKCYKDLGFKRYNALSVVPAALGKKVRDVAAKASAEGIQGNFSGDLLQSGGMLIVAKGGEKVLLHFIQDSPGDYLPLEEITKALGISATIKAGQRPVCNDDVCTR; translated from the exons ATGGCGTCAGTCGACCTTGCTAAAGTTGGAAAAAACTTACTGAAGAGCGGTGAAAGCGAGGAG AAAGTAGAGCTCCAGTCTCTGTGGCAGGACCAGCCGGTGGTCCTCTTCTTCCTGCGCAGGTTTGGCTGTCAGGTATGTCGGTGGACGGCATCAGAGATCAGCAAACTGGAGCCAGACCTGAGGGCCAACGGGGTAGCGCTAGTGGGAGTCGGACCAGAAGAATTTGGACTCCAGGAGTTCAAGCAAGGAGGCTTTTTAAAAGGAC cccttTATGTGGATGAACAAAAGAAATGTTACAAGGATCTGGGCTTCAAACG GTACAACGCTTTAAGTGTGGTTCCTGCAGCATTGGGGAAAAAAGTACGAGATGTAGCAGCAAAG gCCAGTGCTGAAGGAATCCAGGGAAACTTCTCAGGAGATCTGCTCCAGAGTGGAGGCATGCTCATTGTGGCCAAAG GTGGAGAAAAGGTCCTACTACACTTTATCCAAGATTCACCGGGAGACTACCTGCCTTTGGAGGAGATTACCAAGGCTCTGGGTATCTCAGCCACAATAAAAGCAGGACAGAGGCCAGTG TGCAACGATGACGTTTGTACACGATGA